Proteins found in one Methylophilaceae bacterium genomic segment:
- a CDS encoding HAD-IA family hydrolase: protein MTYKTILFDLDGTLVDTASDLGHALNLQLQQYGKSPLPDSVIRPFASHGSRGLLNLGFGITPADAQFIQMRDEYLDLYEGVLTRSPRLFDGMQATLEAIVQKGLSWGIVTNKPSRFTVPLVKSLGLYQDAICVISGDDAPQPKPSPATLLLACEKAQVPANECIYIGDAARDIEAGRAAGMYTAIAMYGYIHTTDKPQDWGADAFVTTPIDILKLIN, encoded by the coding sequence ATGACATATAAAACAATACTATTTGATTTAGACGGTACCTTAGTGGATACAGCGTCAGATCTTGGTCACGCACTCAATTTACAATTGCAACAATATGGTAAATCACCGTTGCCAGATTCAGTGATTAGGCCTTTTGCTTCACATGGTTCCCGTGGTTTGCTTAATTTAGGCTTTGGTATTACACCAGCTGACGCGCAGTTTATTCAGATGCGTGATGAATATCTGGATTTGTATGAGGGCGTATTGACACGTTCTCCTCGATTATTTGATGGCATGCAAGCAACATTAGAAGCTATTGTGCAAAAAGGATTGAGCTGGGGTATTGTGACGAACAAACCCAGTCGTTTTACTGTACCTTTAGTGAAAAGTTTAGGTCTTTATCAGGATGCTATTTGTGTCATCAGTGGTGATGATGCACCGCAGCCAAAGCCGTCACCAGCAACGCTATTGCTGGCTTGTGAAAAAGCGCAAGTACCTGCTAATGAGTGCATCTATATTGGTGATGCAGCGCGAGATATTGAAGCGGGAAGAGCGGCTGGCATGTATACTGCCATCGCCATGTATGGATATATTCATACAACAGACAAGCCGCAAGATTGGGGTGCGGATGCATTCGTTACCACGCCAATTGATATTTTGAAGTTGATTAATTAA
- a CDS encoding YbaB/EbfC family nucleoid-associated protein: MKGGMGNMMKQAQMMQANMQKAQAELANVEVEGIASNGLVKVTMTCRNEVKRVSIDDSVMDDRETLEDLLVIALKDANQKAEATATARMSSLMPAGMKLPF, encoded by the coding sequence ATGAAGGGTGGTATGGGCAATATGATGAAGCAAGCGCAAATGATGCAAGCCAATATGCAAAAGGCGCAAGCAGAGTTGGCCAATGTAGAAGTAGAAGGTATTGCCAGCAACGGCTTGGTAAAAGTAACCATGACTTGTCGCAATGAGGTAAAACGTGTAAGTATTGATGACAGTGTAATGGACGACAGAGAAACACTAGAAGACTTATTGGTCATCGCACTTAAAGATGCCAATCAAAAGGCAGAAGCTACCGCTACAGCCCGCATGAGTAGCTTGATGCCAGCTGGTATGAAATTACCATTCTAA
- the recR gene encoding recombination mediator RecR, with the protein MKNPPALEQLIASLRCLPGVGPKSALRMAYYLLQRDRKGASALASALSDALETVGHCQLCNNFSEQPTCPTCASDKRDTHLLCVVEMPTDVMMLEQTQSYDGMYFVLMGRLSPLDGIGPKEINLDKLIKRAQNGTVQEVILATNYTVEGEATAHYIMELLKARNIQVSRIARGLPMGGEIEYVDSGTLAQAIMERKRIN; encoded by the coding sequence TTGAAAAATCCGCCAGCTTTAGAACAACTAATAGCGTCTTTACGCTGTTTGCCAGGCGTTGGTCCAAAGTCTGCTTTACGTATGGCTTACTATCTTTTGCAGCGTGATAGAAAAGGAGCAAGTGCACTGGCATCTGCATTAAGTGATGCTTTAGAAACAGTTGGCCATTGTCAGCTCTGTAATAACTTTAGTGAACAACCCACCTGCCCCACTTGTGCATCTGATAAGCGAGATACTCACCTACTGTGTGTAGTAGAAATGCCAACAGACGTCATGATGTTGGAACAAACACAATCTTATGATGGCATGTATTTTGTGTTAATGGGAAGACTTTCACCATTGGACGGCATTGGACCAAAAGAAATTAATTTAGATAAGCTGATCAAACGTGCTCAAAACGGTACTGTGCAAGAGGTAATTTTAGCGACTAATTACACTGTTGAAGGCGAAGCGACAGCACATTACATAATGGAGTTACTGAAAGCACGTAATATTCAAGTCAGTCGCATTGCGCGTGGCTTACCCATGGGCGGTGAGATTGAGTATGTGGATAGCGGCACACTCGCACAAGCAATTATGGAACGTAAACGTATTAATTAA